The sequence below is a genomic window from Sebastes fasciatus isolate fSebFas1 chromosome 11, fSebFas1.pri, whole genome shotgun sequence.
aaGTGTCAGGCAACATCAGACTTGgcttaaacattactttccctaactttgtaaaacaaaatgtgaccaataaatacatagaaaatTCATTTAGTGAGTTGTTATTTATTcttcaaataataaatcatacaccagcaactttgtaaaaaatgttgtaatgtagcaagaattaaaattaagtgtaaacctttttaatacagcaacaaattggtcaaaatttaaacaggaattaaaattgtAGTAGAtgatgtatatagtatacaaaataaatttgaattgaatagatcggcctcattgtcaccgatatccaatccagctatttgagtctgtatcggcccgatatccgttccagtatcggtgcattcctaaTTATAACCTCTCCTATAACAGCATATTTAATGTTTACAACTGTATTTCTCTATATTGTCGTTAATTATCAGTTTGTTATGTTTAGTTATAATTACTGACAAATACTGTACAATCATGAACACTTAAAAATTTAATTATATGTGGTTTCAACTACTATTACTATAGTaagttataaaccatttatttaatgtatatatactgCGTATAAATGGGCTTAAAGTGACCACTTGGTTTCTTCAGCTTATTCTTGATTTTATTGGTAGACTTTACAcccttattatatatattttctttatctCTTGTATTCTCTCATCGTCTTTACCTTTAAAAATGTGCACAGAATGCAATTCTCCGAGACTTTGCAGGAGGATGTCCTAAAttaagatgcaaaaaaaaaagacaagcacGATCTATAATAccaatgtatatacagtaggagtgggaaaaaaaatcgattcacctatgtatcaccatttttgtttttacgatttttaaataaaacaattttttaatgccagaatcgatatatttgcttcatttgagtcaatttggaggtagaaggaagttaccacttttattgtggtagtcagagtaacgtgacgtcatatccgttctgtatccgtcaaccaaacaAACCAGCcggccgcagcgagccgaaacggaaaagtagaaaacggcggagggtcagcatggatacgacctgcaccctcacatgttaaatccagcgtggtaaacactacacatccagtaaagaatggaaacactttggatttcacacattgacaggaaaagcagagctagacatcacggctaaagctgcatgctaactctgtcacagacaggaaacatcatcgtatcgcggtaacgtggcggtcaagccggccgtcactctcatctccgtggtcaaatgggccgacgctacaactgtagagcacccagataatgacatttatgttaaatgcattcaaacggcccgagggagctgaccatggatgaataaagagaacggagctgacgggagagctagagaccaccttggagaagttagaggaagtagacacgtgtgactacgtctggtttccaaataaggtgttaacaaagggaactgtatatacaaaatagatatatagaaataagattgattggattatattcaccagaagtataaaacattacatgtcccttataaattaaaaagaaaatacctctaatttgtgagggaaatgtctttattctttgatttattAGTTGCTGGAAATtcttttataaataattcctgacaatgactgatatatttgacttcaggacatctctgactacatacaggctgacatttttactgtattaattttgatattttccaaagttcctagaagtgtatgattcaacttttccccatggtctagtgttaaaaaagtgaatacaaATCGagtcgaatcacaatacttgtagaatcgcaatacatatcgaatcggtacccaagtattgtgatagtatcaaattgtgagataggtgaatcgtcccagccctaatatactGACATATCTGCTCACAATACTCTGTCCTAAACATTGtactttgtggtgtttcaggaggaaaactgtctcagttattctctcatattagtttcacattttctccaccaGCTTTGTATGAAACCCTGGAATGAAGACAAGGAGGAAAATACTTtgttcatgtttgtttattcatcatgtaaaccttcattttgttcacacatcccatcagcaaagtctgttaaatgactcttgttCAAGTATTTCATGTACAGATTCACTTGATCCGCACAATCAATGTTTCACAAAATACAGAATTCAACCCACTGTCCCTTAAATTACTCCTGTCTGTATTATTTGAGTTTACAGAACTCAGCAGTGTCTCCCTCAGAAACCCTGTGTGGCCcaagtccagcatagagaggctcagtgaatgtggtctggactctgtggaggagagtcatggtttcagagacgttGTAGAAGGagagaatacctgcactgtgatccaggtacactcctactctggaggacagaggacctgAGATACGAGTGAAGGTACCGTTGTGGATAAAGCCATATTTCTGTTCGAAACAATACAAtgaccaagatttgtcattaaATCCGAATGTACAGTCTTCCCCTGTCCACCGGTCTCTGCTGATAGTCTTGTATGCAACTGCTATATAAATCCCTTTCCCTGTCCActtcacctcccagtaacaacgtccggtcagactctctctactcaggacctgaggCCCTAAAGCACAGAACCTGTCTTGGTGCGGAGGATAAGTCTGTGGTCGTGTTATTAAAGTtacttttctgttcccctcagataatgaCAGCCAATTttgtgctgtgtttggatccagtgtgatatCACGTGAATATcgtaagaatccagctctggtcttgggctctggttgtggcagtaaaacatccactgtCATCTTGTCATCTTCCACGCTGTCCAGTGTGAAGGTGTGCCAACACTCAGAGCAGATGACGAGTTTCTTCCCATGCTTTTCAAAGCAAGAGCGTTTAAGAGagttctgctgggatctgacctgctgcttcacatcacagcttcttttctccatgagaagcatcagctcggtgaagaccttctcactgtccttcactgctttatcagcagagcgattgacagccttcaCCTCCttttggagcagcttcacatctttctctctgtcctggatcctctgctggatgttgagtcgactcacctccagctctctctgcctctcggtcttttctgctgcagctgagacggtgttGTGTCCACAGGGaatagtcaccggatccttcagtagatcctgACAGAATGAACAGCAGAAGTTCTTTCGGTCCAGTTGAACTCCTTGCTGCGCCATTTCGCCTCGTGGCAGTGACTGTGTCAGAGTTTCTCTGACTGAAATCCAAACTCGGCTCCTTTTTATCATGTTCATATGCTAATCTGTACTGAATGGGGCTCGTCAGCTCCTGCCCTATCACAGGTTGGTTACACCCATCTTCACACTTGCATATCAGTGAGGGGGAGGGAACAAGGCGACATGTGCACAGAGCGGAGCTCGCTGTGTTTTAGAGCAGGATGAAAAGGGAGGAGTTATCAAGCTTTCATGCAATAGAAAGCCAAAGTCACGCCTCTTCCGGTGGACCGCCATGGGACCTtgtttcggaaaaaatatgaacagcaGTCAACGGAGAGATATACAGTgccttcagaaagtattcagaccctttcacttttttcacattttgttatgttacagccttatgctaaaatcgataaaattattttttttcctcatcaatctacactcaaatttattaaaaaggaaaaactgaaatatcacatttatataagtattcagaccctttgcTATGACACTTGAAATTTAGCTCAGGTGCCTCCCATTTCCCTCGATCATCTTTGAGATGTTTCTCCACCTTGACTGGAGTCCACCTGTAGTAAATTCAATTGATTGGACAAAACACCACCGAGAAAAATCCAGCGTTTTGCAGGATTTTGTAATATTAATGTTcttgtttgatatttttttcatgttttttttttgtgtgcaaatAACTGATGACTAACTAATGACTTATAAAGTATCTTTGATGCAAATGTTTGGGTTCtagttttgtttccatttattCGATttatgttcattcattcattcattcattatccgtaaccgcttatcccattcggggtcaCAGGAGGGGGGaatggagccgatcccagctgtaTGATTTATGTTCATATCACTGTTATTATATTAATGGTACTAAACCGTTGCTAGGTAGCAGGGCAGGCTATAGCCTTTGGTGATTTATGTTTTCTAATTTTTATTAATAACtgtataatatcaataaacaattggtccctgatattgttggcttaaaagtgtttagtcagtttcactacaatgagaGTTAGTAGACCACAgttgtggttctgtggttcatCCCCACTGtaagtaacattgtgactgttactatacTACTGATATCTACTACAGGAGgatatgtgcacacaatggattctttggccatgacatttaacCTGTGCATCagcacattctaccattgtgctcagtataaaatcaataagaaACAACTAAATAGTAAACTTTTGACTCCAAAGAAAGTAttcttattataataatgaaatatgatcaagttaAACTTAGATagtaacaaataagatcaataacaatgtaaataagataacaaaaaaagaatccaaagtcaagtatgttgTTActaaaaatattgaaatcatcaCCAAACAAActttgtttggacaaaatacacttggagtattgttttagtagcgttacggcctcgtcttttagaaacaattcagaaaaaagaccagcacagcattttatgatgtttttaaaggcagtgtaTTTAACACACACCTCAGCCGATCCTGGTATAGGTatgtctatttttatttaaaaatgtgtatatttgGGATATTTAAACTCTGGTTTACAGCTAAGGTTGGAAAAGGAAGAATCATTCAGGAGTGGGGACATGGACACGTTTAAAGTGAGTATTTAATTTAGATTAGATTGAATGGGCAACGTTGGCACCTTTAGCAGCCTCtgcatcagtgtatgaatgtgtgtgtgaatactgacatgtagtgtaaagcgctttgagtggtcggatgactagaaaagtgctatataaatgcaagtccatttaccatttaccatttaaagaGCTAAAATACAGGTTTATCAAGGCAGTGAGAGAAAATCAACGACTGTACTCTGAGAAACTCCAACAGCAGTTGTCAGTAAACGACTCTGCTTCTGTCTGAAAGGGTCTCAGATAGATACCAAATGCAAACCTAAAGCCCCCCCCACTCCCATAACGATG
It includes:
- the LOC141776468 gene encoding E3 ubiquitin/ISG15 ligase TRIM25-like — its product is MAQQGVQLDRKNFCCSFCQDLLKDPVTIPCGHNTVSAAAEKTERQRELEVSRLNIQQRIQDREKDVKLLQKEVKAVNRSADKAVKDSEKVFTELMLLMEKRSCDVKQQVRSQQNSLKRSCFEKHGKKLVICSECWHTFTLDSVEDDKMTVDVLLPQPEPKTRAGFLRYSRDITLDPNTAQNWLSLSEGNRKVTLITRPQTYPPHQDRFCALGPQVLSRESLTGRCYWEVKWTGKGIYIAVAYKTISRDRWTGEDCTFGFNDKSWSLYCFEQKYGFIHNGTFTRISGPLSSRVGVYLDHSAGILSFYNVSETMTLLHRVQTTFTEPLYAGLGPHRVSEGDTAEFCKLK